One window from the genome of Oceanidesulfovibrio indonesiensis encodes:
- a CDS encoding response regulator transcription factor: MANAKTRILVVEDDTAILNGLLDLFVFHGYEAEGIEDGEHGLERALEGGFDLVLLDVMLPGMDGFSICEALRKRRPSQAVLMLTAKGSEEDVVHGLRTGADDYVTKPFSIGELLARVEALLRRVGKSGGQERLVLGGLVFDGSALTAADGDGSVDLTRREMDIVLHLHAKAPGIVSRQELLAEVWGYGDADIETRTVDSHVVKLRRKLEQIAGDRQFILTVRGEGYRLAPDLLEKA, translated from the coding sequence ATGGCGAACGCAAAGACACGCATACTCGTGGTGGAAGACGACACGGCCATACTCAATGGGCTTCTCGACCTGTTCGTGTTCCACGGCTATGAGGCGGAAGGTATCGAGGACGGCGAGCACGGGCTGGAACGCGCCCTCGAAGGCGGCTTCGATCTCGTGCTGCTCGACGTCATGCTCCCCGGGATGGACGGCTTTTCCATATGCGAGGCGCTGCGCAAGCGTCGGCCCAGCCAGGCTGTGCTGATGCTCACGGCCAAGGGATCGGAAGAAGACGTGGTGCACGGGCTGCGTACCGGCGCGGACGATTACGTGACCAAGCCGTTTTCCATCGGCGAGCTCTTGGCGCGGGTGGAGGCGCTGTTGCGGCGGGTGGGCAAATCCGGCGGGCAGGAACGGCTCGTCCTGGGGGGGCTTGTTTTCGACGGTTCGGCCCTCACCGCAGCAGACGGCGACGGCAGCGTGGACCTCACCCGGCGCGAAATGGACATCGTGCTGCATCTGCATGCCAAGGCGCCGGGCATCGTGTCCCGGCAAGAGCTTCTGGCCGAGGTCTGGGGCTACGGCGATGCGGACATAGAGACGCGCACCGTGGACAGCCACGTGGTCAAGCTGCGCCGCAAACTGGAGCAGATCGCCGGCGACCGGCAGTTCATACTCACGGTACGGGGCGAGGGGTATCGCCTCGCACCGGATCTTCTCGAAAAAGCTTAG
- the miaB gene encoding tRNA (N6-isopentenyl adenosine(37)-C2)-methylthiotransferase MiaB, whose protein sequence is MSSMPRFHIITFGCQMNVNDSAWLARSLRARGFEEAERVQDAGIVVINTCSVRDKPEQKVYSQLGRLRSLFDKNAEAFAVVGGCVAQQLGDSLSKRFPFVRLVFGADGAAMAPQAIERLVHEPALSLSLVDFSEEYTERDTLAEKSSDTDVSGTGGQAFVSIMQGCDNFCAYCIVPYVRGRQKSRSAASVIRECQSWVERGVREITLLGQNVNSYGQDEAGRGEPSFAQLLRRVAAIDGLERLRFTTSHPKDIAPEVVEAFGELEALCPSLHLPLQSGSDRVLAAMGRRYDRARYMDVVRRLREVREGMQITTDLMVGFPGETEEDFMQTLEAMEEAGFAQSFSFMYSDRPGVRAARMLDKIPEEVKSQRLAALQELQHGLTTRTLESLVGSETLLLVEGVSKKQPASRRNAQPTAACATEEPGAQDVAQTRAGNAVPEFDGVTSACVRGRDPYGNVVNMRLPEGRDPETIASGSLAKARILMAKKHSLLGELVGEPW, encoded by the coding sequence ATGTCTTCAATGCCTCGCTTCCACATCATCACCTTCGGCTGCCAGATGAACGTCAACGACTCGGCCTGGCTCGCCCGATCCCTGCGCGCCCGCGGCTTCGAGGAGGCTGAGCGCGTGCAGGACGCCGGCATCGTCGTGATCAATACGTGCAGCGTGCGCGACAAGCCCGAACAGAAAGTGTACAGTCAGCTCGGACGACTCCGCTCGCTCTTTGACAAGAATGCCGAGGCTTTCGCCGTGGTGGGCGGCTGCGTGGCCCAGCAGCTCGGAGACTCCCTCAGCAAACGATTCCCTTTCGTGCGGCTCGTGTTCGGCGCGGACGGCGCTGCCATGGCGCCCCAAGCCATCGAGCGACTCGTGCACGAACCGGCCCTCTCGCTTTCTCTCGTGGACTTTTCCGAAGAATACACTGAGCGCGACACCCTGGCCGAGAAATCGAGCGACACGGATGTTTCCGGAACCGGCGGCCAGGCTTTCGTCTCCATCATGCAGGGCTGCGACAACTTCTGCGCCTACTGCATTGTGCCGTACGTGCGCGGCAGGCAGAAGTCCCGCAGCGCGGCGAGCGTCATCCGGGAATGCCAATCCTGGGTGGAACGCGGCGTCCGGGAAATCACCCTGCTCGGACAGAACGTGAACAGCTACGGCCAGGACGAAGCCGGCCGGGGCGAACCGTCATTTGCCCAGCTGCTCCGACGCGTGGCGGCAATAGATGGCCTGGAGCGGTTGCGTTTCACCACCTCGCACCCAAAGGACATAGCCCCCGAGGTCGTCGAAGCCTTCGGCGAGCTGGAAGCGCTCTGCCCGTCGCTGCATCTGCCGCTGCAATCCGGATCGGACCGGGTGCTTGCAGCCATGGGCCGCAGGTACGACCGCGCCCGCTACATGGACGTGGTGCGCCGGCTGCGCGAAGTGCGCGAGGGCATGCAGATCACCACGGACCTCATGGTGGGATTCCCCGGCGAAACTGAAGAAGATTTCATGCAAACCCTCGAAGCCATGGAGGAAGCAGGCTTTGCCCAAAGCTTCTCCTTCATGTATTCTGATCGCCCGGGTGTGCGTGCCGCTCGCATGCTGGACAAGATCCCCGAGGAGGTGAAGTCGCAGCGACTGGCCGCACTCCAGGAGTTGCAGCATGGACTCACCACGCGCACCCTGGAAAGCCTGGTCGGCAGCGAAACGCTGCTGCTCGTGGAAGGGGTCAGCAAGAAGCAGCCCGCTTCCAGAAGAAACGCCCAGCCGACCGCCGCCTGCGCAACTGAAGAGCCAGGCGCGCAGGATGTGGCGCAGACGCGCGCTGGCAACGCCGTCCCCGAGTTCGACGGCGTCACCAGCGCATGCGTCCGCGGCCGGGACCCATACGGCAATGTCGTGAACATGCGGCTGCCGGAAGGCCGCGACCCGGAAACCATCGCCTCCGGCTCGCTGGCCAAAGCCCGAATCCTCATGGCGAAGAAACACTCCCTGTTGGGAGAACTGGTAGGTGAGCCATGGTAG
- a CDS encoding histidinol phosphate phosphatase domain-containing protein translates to MIVDCNVHTSVSDGRLTPSEAAARARAAGCRAVIFTDHADAATLERVVSELTRAARDSLFADVDVFVGVELTFVPPPLLPETIARARELGARFVVVHGETLLDPVPRGANLAAIESGADMLAHPGLLSHEEAALAAERGVYLELSLRAGHCLTNGLIAALARQHGAKLLVNSGAHDSGDFLPAELRRAAALGAGLTQEEYEQTRANARELVGRMLSGVLGQNASST, encoded by the coding sequence ATGATAGTCGACTGCAACGTGCACACCTCCGTCTCGGACGGCAGACTCACGCCCTCGGAAGCGGCAGCCAGAGCCCGCGCCGCCGGGTGCCGGGCCGTAATTTTCACGGACCACGCCGACGCCGCCACGTTGGAGCGCGTGGTATCCGAGCTTACCCGCGCGGCCCGCGATTCCCTCTTTGCGGATGTGGACGTGTTCGTGGGCGTGGAGCTCACCTTCGTGCCGCCCCCCTTGTTGCCCGAGACCATAGCCCGGGCGCGGGAGCTGGGCGCGCGATTTGTTGTCGTGCACGGCGAGACTCTCCTGGATCCCGTGCCCCGCGGCGCCAATCTCGCGGCCATCGAATCCGGCGCGGACATGCTGGCCCACCCCGGCCTGCTGTCCCACGAAGAAGCGGCACTGGCGGCCGAACGCGGCGTGTACCTGGAGCTCTCACTGCGCGCCGGACACTGCCTGACCAATGGCTTGATAGCCGCCCTGGCGCGGCAGCACGGGGCAAAGCTCCTCGTCAACTCCGGGGCTCACGACTCCGGCGACTTTTTGCCGGCCGAGCTGCGCCGCGCCGCAGCCCTGGGCGCCGGCCTCACGCAGGAGGAGTACGAACAGACCCGGGCCAACGCGCGGGAACTGGTGGGGAGGATGTTATCCGGAGTTCTCGGGCAGAATGCTTCTAGCACCTAA
- a CDS encoding sensor histidine kinase, producing MRRLTLLILVFVLLLAPCLGGVFWWSYAGMKREEAGTLRFFGAALLESMEDELARVVQREEARAVDEYASVLAADRGAGEGELSPLATQPPEPWIVGYFQSNPDGSFQTPHLDLSLDRIALLEAAHEELGRIRERPESTRTAASRESFRSSIPGRDVESAAALQPGGKDAVQKGDEQSIMERYLRRREPEAERTVLGKVRQETRQITPGQAMNLSSGKSLITRERAEGYDAATNRSAGRDSNESASVTGVDADEAPLLEYDLHDERKDAAPVLPEMPGAGRGFRVEIAPITSVLLGDDRALIYRRVVADGQVVRQGFLIDLYSFLEHLIARHYVDQPIAGYTRLVLSVADGYGRALLTGKAGAGKDPGFAPVVDVFRTFPRPFSFLSARLSAEEVPAGQGRRVLVGAASVTALVLLAGLVAIYLSARKAVDLSRRRAGFVSSVTHELKTPLTSIRMYAEMLEQGMARDEESRKRYLGVIGSEAGRLTRLIANVLEFSRLEQRERPLDLKPGTLEEVFGTMEETLRPKLQREDFELIVDNRLSRGFAYDREVMMQVIMNLVENSMKFGSDGPVKRITVTAREEGRRVLLTVRDTGPGVESRELCRIFDDFYRADDSLTRKTKGTGLGLALVKRFVAAMGGTVKAHNAEDGGLIVVMEFMASQSG from the coding sequence GTGCGTCGACTCACCCTGCTCATACTCGTTTTCGTGCTGCTGCTCGCGCCGTGCCTCGGCGGCGTATTCTGGTGGAGCTACGCGGGCATGAAACGCGAGGAAGCCGGCACGTTGCGGTTTTTCGGCGCGGCTTTGCTGGAGTCCATGGAAGACGAGCTCGCGAGGGTTGTGCAGCGCGAGGAGGCACGCGCCGTGGACGAGTACGCCTCCGTGCTCGCCGCCGACCGCGGAGCGGGAGAGGGCGAGCTCTCGCCTCTGGCCACCCAACCGCCCGAGCCGTGGATCGTAGGCTACTTCCAGTCCAACCCGGACGGCTCCTTTCAGACTCCGCACCTGGATCTGTCGCTGGATCGCATCGCCCTGCTCGAAGCAGCGCACGAGGAGCTTGGCCGCATTCGGGAACGTCCTGAATCCACCCGCACCGCCGCAAGCAGGGAGTCGTTCCGTTCGAGCATTCCGGGGCGGGACGTTGAGTCCGCCGCGGCGCTCCAGCCGGGTGGCAAGGACGCCGTGCAGAAAGGCGACGAGCAGAGCATCATGGAACGCTACCTGCGGCGCCGGGAGCCGGAAGCGGAGCGCACGGTTCTGGGCAAGGTCCGGCAGGAGACGCGGCAGATCACGCCCGGCCAGGCGATGAACCTGAGCTCGGGCAAGAGTCTGATCACCAGGGAGCGCGCCGAGGGATACGACGCTGCGACAAACCGATCGGCGGGCAGGGATTCCAACGAAAGCGCATCCGTCACCGGAGTGGATGCCGATGAGGCGCCACTGCTCGAATACGATCTCCACGACGAGCGGAAAGATGCGGCTCCAGTGCTGCCTGAGATGCCCGGGGCGGGGAGGGGATTCCGTGTGGAGATCGCGCCCATCACCTCGGTGCTCCTTGGCGACGACAGGGCGCTGATTTACCGCCGGGTGGTGGCGGATGGGCAGGTGGTGCGGCAGGGCTTTCTCATCGATCTGTACAGTTTTCTGGAGCATCTCATCGCACGCCATTACGTGGACCAGCCCATAGCCGGGTACACCCGCCTCGTCCTTAGCGTGGCGGACGGCTACGGCCGGGCTTTGCTCACCGGCAAGGCAGGCGCAGGGAAGGATCCGGGCTTCGCACCTGTCGTGGATGTTTTCCGCACCTTTCCGCGGCCGTTCTCGTTTCTCTCGGCGCGGCTTTCGGCCGAGGAAGTCCCGGCCGGCCAGGGTCGCCGCGTGCTTGTGGGGGCAGCATCTGTCACCGCGCTGGTGCTGCTGGCCGGGCTCGTGGCAATCTACCTTTCGGCGCGCAAAGCCGTGGACCTCTCCCGCCGGCGCGCCGGCTTCGTGTCCTCGGTGACGCACGAGTTGAAGACGCCGCTCACGTCCATCCGCATGTACGCGGAGATGCTGGAGCAGGGCATGGCCCGGGATGAAGAGTCACGCAAACGCTATCTCGGGGTCATCGGGTCCGAAGCCGGGCGGCTTACGCGGCTCATCGCCAACGTGCTGGAATTCTCCAGGCTGGAGCAACGCGAGCGACCGCTGGACCTCAAGCCTGGCACACTCGAAGAGGTCTTCGGCACCATGGAGGAAACCCTCCGGCCCAAGTTGCAGCGCGAAGACTTCGAACTCATCGTGGACAACAGGCTGTCGCGCGGCTTTGCCTACGACCGAGAGGTCATGATGCAGGTGATCATGAATCTCGTGGAGAACAGCATGAAGTTCGGCAGCGACGGGCCGGTAAAACGCATCACTGTGACGGCGCGGGAGGAGGGCCGGCGCGTATTGTTGACGGTGCGGGACACCGGTCCGGGCGTGGAATCCCGGGAGTTGTGCCGGATATTTGATGATTTCTACCGCGCTGACGACTCTCTGACCCGAAAGACCAAGGGCACAGGTCTGGGCCTGGCGCTGGTCAAGCGGTTCGTAGCGGCCATGGGCGGCACGGTGAAGGCGCACAACGCCGAGGATGGCGGGCTGATTGTGGTGATGGAGTTCATGGCCAGCCAATCAGGTTGA
- a CDS encoding vWA domain-containing protein, with product MRRKALLPLIGLAICLAAALVFLPQGAAGSKPPVHGTAQFTSGPLELNASLTRSKIAVGSDGRFSLALTFFAPDRRPDDRPDFVPADKFVDLVVVLDRSGSMRGDKITDARNALALLVDALGPGDRLGLVSYSDGVQVHTPPILVTQDNRRVLHRAIANIGAGGNTNLGAGLRTGLEQLRQATFLDDDMPLFRHEDCSGCPPLSGERIRRLILVSDGLANRGVTDPGSLANMARSAALNGWSVSAVGVGLDFNEHLMTCLADAGGGTYHYLQEPQAFADLFLKELHTARRIAATAISIDLYLPRGMSLEEASGYEITRNGGETTILIGDIAAGSTRTIHLTMRAEAREEAEYLLDSLAVSYVQENETRSQKLEAPLRLAAVESEVEASMSYAPAAWERKVLHEDYGRLKEEVARAVSAGNKDDALAAIDEYRRETTAENSLVGSDRVQENLDADVAALEDSVEESFSGPEPEQAVRQKAAAKRIQHEGYMDRRDKSATGY from the coding sequence ATGCGACGCAAAGCCCTGCTCCCCCTCATCGGCCTTGCCATCTGTCTGGCGGCCGCCCTTGTGTTCTTGCCGCAAGGCGCCGCCGGCAGCAAGCCCCCTGTGCATGGAACGGCCCAGTTCACTTCGGGTCCCCTGGAGCTCAATGCCTCGCTCACCCGCAGCAAGATCGCCGTGGGGTCCGACGGCCGGTTTTCTCTGGCGCTCACGTTCTTCGCGCCGGACAGGCGCCCTGACGACCGACCGGACTTCGTACCGGCAGACAAGTTTGTGGATCTCGTCGTCGTCCTGGACCGCAGCGGCTCCATGCGCGGCGACAAGATCACCGATGCGCGCAACGCCCTCGCGCTCCTCGTGGACGCCCTGGGACCGGGGGACCGGCTCGGCCTGGTCTCCTATTCGGACGGCGTCCAGGTCCACACCCCGCCCATCCTGGTCACGCAGGACAACCGCCGCGTTCTGCACCGGGCCATTGCGAATATCGGCGCCGGCGGCAACACCAATCTGGGCGCCGGCCTGCGCACCGGGCTGGAGCAATTGCGGCAAGCGACGTTCCTCGATGACGATATGCCACTGTTCCGCCATGAAGACTGCAGCGGCTGCCCGCCCCTTTCCGGCGAGCGAATCCGGCGGCTGATCCTCGTGTCCGACGGTCTGGCAAACCGCGGCGTCACCGACCCCGGCAGCCTGGCCAACATGGCCAGGAGCGCCGCCTTGAACGGCTGGTCCGTCAGCGCAGTAGGCGTGGGGCTGGACTTCAACGAGCACCTCATGACCTGCCTGGCCGACGCAGGCGGCGGGACATACCACTATCTTCAGGAACCGCAAGCCTTCGCCGACCTGTTCCTGAAGGAGCTGCACACGGCCAGACGCATCGCAGCGACCGCCATATCCATCGACCTTTATCTGCCCCGCGGCATGTCCCTGGAGGAAGCTTCTGGATACGAGATCACCCGTAACGGCGGCGAAACAACTATTCTGATCGGCGACATCGCGGCAGGCTCCACGCGGACCATCCACCTGACCATGCGCGCGGAAGCACGCGAGGAGGCCGAATACCTGCTCGATTCCCTGGCTGTCTCCTACGTGCAGGAGAATGAAACCAGAAGTCAGAAGCTGGAAGCGCCGCTACGCCTGGCCGCGGTGGAAAGCGAAGTCGAAGCGAGCATGTCCTACGCGCCTGCCGCCTGGGAACGCAAAGTCCTGCACGAGGACTACGGCAGGCTCAAGGAAGAGGTGGCGCGCGCGGTCTCTGCCGGGAACAAGGACGATGCGCTGGCCGCCATCGATGAGTATCGCCGGGAAACGACAGCCGAAAATTCGCTGGTAGGCTCGGACAGGGTGCAGGAGAATCTGGACGCGGACGTGGCCGCGCTGGAGGATTCCGTGGAGGAGAGCTTCAGCGGACCGGAACCCGAACAGGCCGTCAGACAGAAAGCCGCGGCCAAGCGCATCCAGCACGAAGGATACATGGACCGGCGCGACAAAAGCGCCACGGGATATTGA
- a CDS encoding bifunctional nuclease family protein, whose protein sequence is MVEMKVFGLALDEDSQVPVLVLKDLEEKTALPIWIGAMEAMAISLALNGVKLPRPMTHDLLLSAFESLGGKVLSVNVVSLKDGTFYAEIEVDQGGSVRKIDCRPSDGIALALRASAPISVAEDVLEQASTDSLGEGKPVLQTEDAKEWNELLEKLNVDDSKYKM, encoded by the coding sequence ATGGTAGAGATGAAAGTATTCGGACTGGCACTGGATGAAGATTCCCAAGTCCCTGTCCTCGTCCTCAAGGACCTGGAGGAGAAGACCGCGCTGCCCATCTGGATTGGCGCCATGGAGGCCATGGCCATATCCCTCGCCCTCAACGGCGTGAAGCTGCCGCGGCCCATGACCCACGACCTGCTCCTCTCCGCCTTCGAGTCTCTGGGCGGCAAGGTCCTCTCCGTCAACGTCGTCTCCCTGAAGGATGGAACCTTCTACGCGGAGATCGAGGTCGACCAGGGCGGCTCGGTCCGCAAGATTGACTGCCGCCCCTCGGACGGCATCGCCCTTGCCTTGCGCGCTTCGGCGCCCATCTCCGTGGCCGAGGACGTGCTGGAGCAGGCTTCCACCGACTCCCTCGGCGAAGGCAAACCCGTGCTCCAGACCGAGGACGCCAAGGAGTGGAACGAGCTGCTCGAAAAGCTCAACGTGGACGACAGCAAATACAAGATGTAG